The [Flavobacterium] thermophilum genome has a segment encoding these proteins:
- the sasP-B gene encoding Small, acid-soluble spore protein gamma-type, which translates to MAKQPNKTAAGTNIQEVRQQNVQSAQAAQAGQFATEFAAETNVQHVKQQNAQAEARKAQNVNR; encoded by the coding sequence ATGGCCAAACAACCGAACAAAACAGCAGCTGGCACGAACATTCAAGAAGTAAGACAACAAAATGTTCAATCGGCTCAAGCTGCTCAAGCAGGCCAATTCGCAACGGAATTTGCGGCTGAGACGAATGTGCAACATGTAAAACAACAAAATGCGCAAGCGGAAGCTCGCAAAGCGCAAAACGTTAACCGATAA
- the chuR gene encoding Anaerobic sulfatase-maturating enzyme codes for MQLVLNKPIKLTIQITNTCNLECKHCYGNCTKSPSSQELTKEEWLDFIDELVKNEVIQVFFEGGEVLHRPDFLEILEYCCPKMLTWVRTNGTLITEKIAKEFKRIGVGTVCVDLMGATEDTHDDLVGVKGSYQRAVKGIKYMVKHGVPTLMCLILNRKNANELQQYVDLAAELGVNRVGFLRLYPLGRAKHNWNELSLSLDEMMEAIQSVRVPNNVTIMQSWHPNDGNCCWQMATVNYKGDSIGCPYLREYVNFGNIRKMSFLETWDDPLYKRLRSGNVVDYCQDCNESQGSRGGCRSTAYAFTGRWDAPDPYCVNTNKGVDLRELPEWILQETPKSPYEGC; via the coding sequence TTGCAACTTGTTCTTAATAAGCCAATAAAGTTAACAATCCAAATAACAAATACTTGTAATTTGGAGTGCAAACATTGTTATGGGAATTGTACAAAAAGTCCGTCTAGTCAAGAACTTACAAAAGAAGAGTGGCTAGATTTTATCGATGAGTTGGTAAAGAATGAAGTTATTCAAGTCTTTTTTGAGGGTGGAGAAGTTTTACATAGGCCTGACTTTTTAGAAATTTTGGAGTATTGTTGTCCAAAAATGTTAACTTGGGTTCGTACAAACGGAACATTGATCACCGAAAAAATAGCTAAGGAATTTAAACGAATTGGTGTTGGGACCGTCTGTGTAGATTTAATGGGAGCTACCGAGGATACACATGATGATTTGGTCGGGGTAAAAGGGAGCTACCAACGTGCTGTAAAAGGAATCAAATACATGGTGAAACATGGGGTCCCGACCTTAATGTGTCTAATTCTCAACCGTAAAAATGCGAACGAGCTCCAACAATATGTCGATTTAGCTGCGGAATTAGGGGTTAACCGAGTGGGATTTCTTCGACTTTACCCTTTGGGACGAGCAAAACACAATTGGAATGAACTTTCCTTATCACTTGATGAGATGATGGAAGCCATCCAGAGTGTCAGGGTACCTAATAATGTAACAATCATGCAATCTTGGCATCCTAATGACGGAAACTGTTGTTGGCAAATGGCAACTGTAAATTACAAAGGAGATTCTATCGGCTGTCCATATCTAAGAGAATATGTCAACTTCGGTAATATCCGAAAAATGTCTTTTTTGGAAACTTGGGATGATCCGCTTTACAAAAGATTAAGGTCTGGAAATGTAGTTGATTATTGCCAAGACTGCAATGAATCTCAAGGATCTCGTGGTGGTTGCCGTTCAACGGCATATGCTTTCACAGGACGGTGGGATGCACCCGATCCATACTGCGTGAATACAAACAAAGGAGTTGATCTTCGTGAGTTGCCCGAATGGATACTACAAGAAACACCCAAATCTCCGTACGAGGGCTGTTGA
- a CDS encoding Transposase and inactivated derivatives, with product MQSQFIKDLITLPGFLIHGERKEGERWIFELSLPPHCLICPTCFGRTTKISSKRKQWIHGYTNTVGLFWIELPIERRRCQACFLTFTVSYPGLPSHSIATESFQHWVAQLCIGKTIQEVARLLQLAYTTVERWFYQYAPALLPTSNPTVVCVDEFAFRKGHDYGVAVMDIQTRNVLSIASGKNEEAIVEALQPVASKVKYVVSDLAPAMRKAIEKVCPKAIHVLDHFHVIQLFTDALERCRKYLAKGGTKHGSVRRVCRWLSQRPEKLTEEER from the coding sequence ATGCAATCTCAGTTTATCAAAGATTTGATCACTTTACCAGGCTTTCTTATTCATGGAGAACGAAAAGAGGGAGAACGATGGATTTTTGAACTTTCCCTCCCTCCTCATTGTCTGATCTGCCCGACTTGCTTCGGACGGACAACCAAAATATCATCGAAACGAAAACAATGGATTCATGGCTATACCAATACGGTCGGTTTATTTTGGATTGAACTTCCCATAGAAAGACGGCGTTGCCAAGCCTGTTTTCTGACGTTCACCGTTTCTTATCCGGGACTTCCGTCTCACAGTATCGCGACGGAATCGTTTCAACATTGGGTCGCCCAGTTATGCATCGGAAAAACGATTCAAGAAGTCGCTCGCTTGTTACAACTCGCCTATACGACAGTAGAACGCTGGTTTTATCAATATGCCCCGGCTCTTTTACCAACATCGAATCCTACAGTAGTATGTGTGGATGAATTCGCTTTCCGAAAGGGACATGATTACGGAGTAGCGGTGATGGACATACAGACTCGGAATGTCCTTTCCATTGCTTCTGGAAAAAATGAAGAAGCCATTGTGGAGGCGCTTCAACCCGTCGCCTCCAAAGTGAAGTATGTTGTCAGCGACTTGGCTCCTGCCATGAGAAAAGCCATTGAAAAGGTATGTCCAAAAGCCATCCATGTTCTTGACCACTTCCATGTGATTCAGTTATTCACCGATGCACTGGAACGTTGTCGCAAATACCTTGCCAAAGGCGGAACCAAACATGGAAGCGTTCGCCGCGTGTGCCGATGGTTAAGCCAACGTCCAGAAAAATTAACAGAAGAAGAGAGATAG
- a CDS encoding Transposase and inactivated derivatives, which translates to MKRLKITNDHGWTPRTLRKQERKIKNTLLRQRVMAVRLVMEGYLGKEVASMVNVCRQTVSHYVSLFNEGGLELLLHRDFAPGREPFLTEEQQEKIKQLVLTTTPAELGWDVASAWNTKLLQSYVAKQFGVSISREALRKLLHRKGLSWTRPTYTLAKGNPDEQKQFEKQMDLIKKNLITKETEDAVLLYIDETHIRSYHVLRSTWSEVGRQKQVPTFGHHAHVSLFGAVNVHDGETVLHQTTAANAATFLDFLRMLKERYPDRLMVLVLDNARIHHAKMVKEFLREEGQCFHFIYLPPYSPQLNPIERLWKWLKDTVIANVFHKDRNDIIQAITRFVNYIHERPEEVLQRLGCAG; encoded by the coding sequence ATGAAACGTCTCAAAATCACCAACGATCACGGATGGACACCTCGGACACTTCGCAAACAGGAACGGAAAATCAAAAACACCCTTCTTCGCCAACGTGTGATGGCCGTCCGCCTGGTCATGGAAGGCTATTTGGGCAAAGAGGTGGCCTCCATGGTCAACGTGTGCCGACAAACCGTTTCCCATTATGTGTCGCTGTTCAACGAAGGCGGTCTGGAGCTCTTGCTTCATCGGGATTTCGCCCCTGGGCGGGAGCCGTTTCTCACGGAAGAACAGCAAGAAAAGATCAAACAGCTTGTATTGACCACCACTCCCGCGGAACTGGGCTGGGACGTCGCTTCGGCGTGGAACACCAAACTCCTGCAATCCTATGTCGCAAAGCAATTCGGTGTTTCCATTTCCCGCGAAGCGTTGCGAAAACTCCTGCACCGCAAAGGGCTGTCGTGGACACGACCGACGTACACACTGGCGAAAGGAAATCCGGATGAGCAAAAGCAATTTGAAAAACAAATGGATCTGATAAAAAAAAACTTGATCACCAAGGAGACAGAAGATGCTGTTCTTCTGTACATCGATGAAACCCATATCCGCTCTTACCATGTCTTGCGGTCCACATGGTCGGAAGTCGGCCGCCAAAAACAAGTGCCGACGTTTGGCCATCATGCCCACGTATCGCTGTTTGGCGCGGTCAACGTCCATGATGGTGAAACGGTGCTTCATCAAACAACTGCCGCCAATGCTGCGACGTTCTTGGATTTCTTGAGAATGCTCAAAGAGCGCTATCCAGACCGTCTCATGGTCTTGGTGTTGGATAACGCCCGCATTCACCATGCCAAGATGGTCAAGGAGTTTTTGCGGGAAGAAGGGCAGTGTTTTCACTTTATTTACCTTCCTCCCTATTCGCCACAGCTGAACCCGATCGAACGCTTATGGAAATGGCTGAAAGATACGGTGATTGCCAATGTATTTCACAAGGATCGCAACGATATCATTCAAGCCATTACTCGGTTTGTCAACTACATCCACGAACGTCCGGAGGAAGTGCTGCAGCGCTTAGGGTGTGCAGGATGA
- a CDS encoding Acetyltransferase (GNAT) family, whose protein sequence is MFETDRLLIKPIESIHVNALYEIYMSNPDYVNLTEGTTDGEGSYTKEQMLRDLHIAELTGRQVMGIFKKMDQEMIGFLEYWEKADVDQMPWLGLLIIHKKYQGKGYGTEVTKGFLQWATSVGWPEVRIAVVKDLKDVVSFWQSFGFLPFAEKDKRFPSGMKQLVCMKYQCK, encoded by the coding sequence ATGTTTGAGACTGACCGACTTCTCATAAAACCGATTGAATCTATTCATGTAAATGCGCTCTATGAGATTTATATGTCTAATCCAGATTACGTTAATTTGACGGAAGGTACAACTGACGGGGAAGGCTCCTATACGAAAGAACAAATGTTGCGGGATTTACATATTGCAGAACTAACAGGCAGACAAGTTATGGGGATATTTAAAAAGATGGATCAGGAAATGATAGGTTTTCTTGAATATTGGGAGAAGGCCGATGTAGATCAGATGCCTTGGTTGGGATTGCTGATAATTCATAAAAAGTATCAAGGAAAAGGTTATGGCACCGAAGTTACAAAGGGTTTTCTTCAATGGGCAACTTCAGTGGGGTGGCCGGAGGTTCGAATTGCCGTTGTCAAAGATCTTAAGGATGTTGTATCTTTTTGGCAATCATTCGGTTTCCTCCCTTTTGCAGAAAAGGATAAACGTTTTCCATCTGGTATGAAACAGCTTGTTTGTATGAAATATCAATGTAAATAG
- the yhjX gene encoding Inner membrane protein yhjX, producing MAAVFFGLGVTGSGLAVALGSKYLLYLFYGVLGGIGLGVGYIAPVSTLVKWFPDRRGLATGLAIMGFGFAAAIARPA from the coding sequence TTGGCGGCCGTCTTCTTTGGCCTCGGGGTGACGGGGTCTGGTTTGGCCGTGGCGCTTGGTTCGAAATACTTGCTGTATTTGTTTTACGGGGTGTTGGGAGGAATTGGGCTTGGCGTCGGATACATTGCGCCGGTGTCGACGCTTGTCAAATGGTTTCCAGACCGGCGCGGGTTGGCTACAGGGCTGGCGATTATGGGGTTCGGGTTTGCTGCGGCGATTGCGCGCCCAGCATGA
- a CDS encoding Transposase DDE domain: MQEHFHFTTDRAKIQKQYAAIFVFVSAQLSCIQVHLHRRNRHLVKQEDAVIIAIHLLGKLLGFTSERAWHRFVTGNLFTNGSFLERSRYNRRCRALGFAIKWIRHELAKRGQHHAYAVVDSLPLPLCHTARMHRVKRFQEIADIGYCASKKQWYYGLKLHLQVTDQGLPMGYVVTEASCHDRIAAESVMTQIPHPYNFGDKGFISRDLQKRLYEEYQMALWTPSRKNQKHRASETWEQWIQQKRKVIETVFSVLVDHYRITGIRANSIIGFEVALDGILLAYSLVTLGLVER, translated from the coding sequence ATGCAAGAGCACTTTCATTTTACTACAGATCGAGCCAAGATTCAAAAGCAATATGCCGCCATTTTCGTTTTTGTTTCTGCTCAACTTTCATGCATTCAGGTGCATCTTCATCGTCGAAATCGCCATTTGGTCAAGCAAGAGGACGCTGTCATCATCGCCATTCATCTTTTAGGAAAGCTGCTCGGTTTTACTTCTGAACGGGCGTGGCATCGTTTTGTCACGGGAAATTTGTTCACAAACGGCTCGTTTCTTGAACGCTCCCGATACAACCGCCGTTGCCGGGCGCTTGGTTTCGCCATCAAATGGATCCGTCATGAGCTGGCAAAACGCGGTCAACATCATGCCTATGCCGTCGTGGACAGCTTGCCGCTCCCATTGTGCCATACGGCAAGAATGCATCGCGTCAAACGGTTTCAAGAGATCGCCGACATCGGGTATTGCGCTTCCAAAAAGCAATGGTACTACGGGTTGAAGCTGCACCTTCAAGTGACCGATCAAGGGCTGCCAATGGGATATGTGGTGACGGAAGCATCTTGCCACGATCGAATCGCAGCCGAAAGCGTGATGACCCAAATTCCTCATCCCTATAACTTTGGGGACAAAGGATTCATTAGCCGTGACTTGCAAAAAAGGCTGTACGAAGAATACCAAATGGCGCTTTGGACTCCGTCTCGAAAAAACCAGAAACATCGTGCGTCTGAGACATGGGAGCAGTGGATCCAACAAAAACGCAAAGTGATCGAGACGGTGTTCTCGGTTCTGGTTGACCACTATCGCATCACGGGGATCCGAGCCAATTCGATTATCGGATTTGAAGTGGCACTAGACGGTATATTGTTAGCTTATTCCCTGGTTACACTTGGGCTAGTTGAGCGCTAA
- a CDS encoding Protein of uncharacterised function (DUF402) has translation MPAYPREGKIIQIHSYKHNGMIHRIWNETIVLKGTPSYVIGGNDKTLVMEADGRTWVTREPAICFFHAKHWFNIIAMIREDGVYYYCNLSSPFVWDEEALKYIDYDLDIKVFPDMTYMLLDEDEYERHRREMHYPDVIDRILKNNVHKLVGWIQERKGPFAPEFIDKWYAMFQAYQK, from the coding sequence ATGCCAGCATATCCTCGGGAAGGGAAAATCATTCAAATCCATAGCTACAAACATAATGGGATGATTCACCGCATTTGGAACGAAACGATCGTGTTAAAAGGAACGCCATCCTATGTGATCGGCGGCAACGACAAGACGCTCGTCATGGAAGCAGACGGCCGGACGTGGGTGACGCGCGAGCCGGCGATTTGTTTTTTTCATGCTAAGCACTGGTTTAACATTATCGCCATGATCCGCGAGGACGGGGTGTATTATTACTGCAATTTAAGTTCACCGTTTGTTTGGGATGAGGAAGCGCTCAAATACATCGATTACGATTTAGACATTAAAGTGTTTCCGGACATGACGTATATGCTGCTCGATGAGGATGAGTACGAACGGCATCGCCGCGAAATGCACTATCCCGATGTGATCGACCGCATTTTAAAAAACAACGTCCATAAGCTTGTCGGCTGGATTCAAGAGCGAAAAGGGCCGTTTGCGCCCGAGTTTATCGACAAATGGTACGCGATGTTTCAAGCTTACCAAAAATAA
- the bacE gene encoding Putative bacilysin exporter BacE produces MIKSIKFLRHERSYRRLFISGFISGVGDWFNNVAVLSIILTLTGSSLAVGITLALRVLPYLVFGPLGGMVADRIPRKIILVTMDLTRSVLALSFLFVNSKDQIWIVYVVTFGLVILSTFYIPARAASIPTLVRKENLLTANALDQTSFGIVMIIGSVFGAFFTAIWGLQFAFTFNSVSFLVSALLTMGITFPRTGTKSNKITYKEQIKSFLSLCKKSRLLRAIIVLSALWPVGGGAINVLLSVYSFQVFDMGQQGVGIFYGSLGLGFVIGGIFADYISQNLKKMAAAGFILEGISLSIVSVSPYFSLASLMLFLGTVGSSIGIASTNTLVMEAVSIDEQGKVFGTLATLRNSILGISMFVAGLLLEWIQPRVLGFLGGILITIVGALVGILLVTDPSKQTFQEKKTC; encoded by the coding sequence ATGATCAAGAGCATTAAATTTTTGCGTCATGAGAGATCATATCGGCGCTTATTTATTTCCGGATTCATCAGTGGAGTAGGGGATTGGTTCAACAATGTAGCTGTATTGAGTATTATATTAACTTTAACTGGTTCTAGTTTGGCTGTAGGAATTACTCTTGCCCTACGAGTTCTCCCGTATTTAGTATTTGGACCATTGGGTGGAATGGTTGCTGATAGAATCCCTAGAAAAATCATACTTGTAACTATGGACTTGACTAGGTCTGTGTTAGCTTTATCTTTTTTGTTTGTCAATTCTAAAGATCAAATCTGGATTGTATATGTGGTTACTTTCGGACTAGTTATCTTATCTACCTTCTATATACCAGCTCGGGCGGCTTCTATACCAACTTTGGTAAGAAAGGAAAATTTATTGACGGCAAACGCTTTGGATCAAACCAGTTTTGGAATTGTAATGATCATCGGTTCCGTTTTCGGTGCGTTTTTCACAGCTATATGGGGATTGCAGTTTGCTTTTACTTTCAATTCCGTTTCATTTCTTGTTTCTGCTCTTCTTACTATGGGGATTACTTTTCCACGTACCGGAACTAAATCCAATAAAATCACATATAAAGAGCAGATTAAATCATTTTTGTCTTTATGTAAAAAATCGCGTTTGCTTCGAGCTATTATTGTTTTGTCTGCCCTTTGGCCCGTAGGAGGTGGGGCAATCAATGTATTGTTAAGCGTTTACTCTTTTCAAGTCTTTGATATGGGGCAACAAGGTGTAGGAATATTTTACGGTTCACTTGGTTTGGGGTTTGTAATAGGCGGCATTTTTGCGGACTACATTTCACAAAATCTTAAAAAGATGGCAGCAGCGGGATTTATTTTAGAAGGAATATCTCTTTCAATTGTGAGTGTATCTCCATACTTCTCTTTAGCTTCATTAATGCTGTTTCTGGGTACAGTAGGTTCCAGCATAGGTATCGCAAGTACCAATACACTAGTAATGGAAGCTGTCAGCATCGATGAACAAGGTAAAGTCTTTGGTACGTTAGCTACACTGAGGAACAGCATTCTGGGAATTAGCATGTTTGTCGCAGGTTTGCTGTTAGAATGGATACAACCTCGTGTATTGGGCTTTTTGGGCGGTATTCTTATTACTATTGTAGGAGCGTTAGTGGGAATCCTATTGGTTACAGACCCATCTAAGCAAACATTCCAAGAAAAAAAGACATGCTGA
- the mutY gene encoding A/G-specific adenine glycosylase, translating into MKITTWTKRFPAREFQRDLLDWFARERRDLPWRKDRDPYKVWVSEVMLQQTRVETVIPYFEKFMEQFPTLEALAEAEEDEVLKAWEGLGYYSRVRHLHAAVKEVKERYGGQVPDDPEQFSKLKGVGPYTVGAVLSLAYGVPEPAVDGNVMRVLSRLFFVTDDIAKPSTRKRFEQIVREIMAYENPGAFNEALIELGALVCTPRRPSCLLCPVQAYCQAFAEGVPEELPVKTKKTAVKQVPLAVAVLADDEGRILIRKRSNTGLLANLWEFPSCETDGADGKEKLEQMVGEQYGLQVELTEPIVSFEHAFSHLVWQLTVFPGRLISSESTKEPFRLVSEDELEAYAFPVSHQRVWREYKEWAGGVRRPD; encoded by the coding sequence GTGAAAATCACAACGTGGACTAAGCGGTTTCCGGCGCGCGAGTTTCAGCGCGATTTGCTTGACTGGTTCGCCCGGGAGCGCCGCGACTTGCCGTGGCGAAAAGACCGAGACCCATACAAAGTATGGGTGTCGGAAGTGATGCTGCAGCAGACGCGCGTCGAGACGGTGATCCCGTATTTTGAAAAGTTTATGGAACAGTTTCCGACGCTGGAGGCGCTCGCCGAGGCTGAAGAAGACGAGGTGCTGAAGGCGTGGGAAGGGCTTGGCTACTACTCGCGCGTCCGCCATTTGCACGCGGCGGTCAAGGAAGTAAAGGAACGGTACGGCGGGCAGGTGCCGGACGATCCGGAGCAGTTTTCGAAGCTAAAAGGAGTCGGTCCGTACACAGTCGGGGCGGTGTTGAGCCTTGCCTACGGCGTGCCGGAACCGGCGGTGGACGGCAATGTCATGCGCGTGTTGTCGCGCTTGTTTTTCGTGACGGATGATATTGCGAAACCATCGACGCGAAAACGGTTTGAACAAATCGTCCGCGAGATTATGGCGTACGAAAACCCGGGAGCGTTTAACGAGGCGCTGATTGAGCTTGGCGCTCTTGTTTGCACGCCGCGCCGCCCATCATGCCTTCTTTGTCCCGTGCAAGCCTACTGTCAAGCGTTCGCCGAAGGGGTGCCGGAAGAGCTGCCGGTGAAAACGAAAAAAACAGCGGTCAAACAAGTGCCGCTTGCGGTGGCGGTGCTGGCCGATGATGAAGGACGCATTCTCATCCGCAAGCGCAGCAACACCGGTTTGCTTGCGAATTTATGGGAGTTCCCCAGCTGCGAAACGGACGGTGCAGATGGAAAAGAGAAGCTCGAGCAAATGGTTGGGGAGCAATACGGTTTGCAAGTAGAGCTTACAGAACCGATCGTTTCGTTTGAGCATGCGTTTTCCCATTTAGTCTGGCAGTTGACCGTGTTTCCCGGCCGCCTGATCAGCAGCGAGTCCACCAAGGAGCCTTTTCGGCTTGTGTCTGAAGATGAGCTCGAAGCGTACGCCTTTCCGGTGTCCCATCAACGTGTTTGGCGCGAATATAAAGAATGGGCGGGCGGAGTACGCCGCCCCGATTAA
- the fabL gene encoding Enoyl-[acyl-carrier-protein] reductase [NADPH] FabL, translated as MSGKVAVVTGSSRGIGKAIALRLAQEGYDIVVNYARSKTAAEETAREIEALGRKALVVKANVGDVEKIRAMFAKIDETFGRVDVLVNNAASGVLRPALELEETHWNWTMNINSKALLFCAQEAAKRMERVGGGKIVSISSLGSIRYLENYTAVGVSKAALEALTRYLAVELAPKNIAVNAVSGGAVDTEALKHFPNRDELLADAAANTPAGRPVKPDDIVNAVLFLLSDAAEMIRGQTIIVDGGRSLLL; from the coding sequence ATGAGTGGAAAAGTAGCGGTCGTGACAGGAAGCAGCCGCGGCATCGGCAAAGCCATTGCGCTGCGGCTGGCGCAAGAAGGATATGATATCGTGGTCAATTATGCCCGCAGCAAAACCGCTGCTGAAGAAACGGCTCGTGAAATTGAAGCGCTCGGGAGAAAAGCGCTCGTCGTCAAAGCGAACGTCGGCGATGTCGAGAAAATCCGGGCGATGTTTGCCAAAATTGATGAAACGTTCGGACGGGTCGACGTGCTCGTGAACAACGCTGCCTCCGGCGTGCTGCGCCCGGCGCTGGAACTTGAGGAAACGCATTGGAACTGGACGATGAACATCAACAGCAAAGCGCTTCTCTTTTGCGCCCAAGAAGCGGCGAAACGGATGGAGCGGGTTGGCGGCGGGAAAATTGTGAGCATCAGCTCGCTTGGGTCGATCCGCTATTTGGAAAACTATACGGCGGTCGGCGTCTCGAAAGCCGCTCTGGAAGCGCTGACCCGCTACTTAGCTGTCGAGCTGGCGCCGAAAAACATCGCCGTCAACGCCGTTTCCGGCGGAGCAGTTGATACGGAGGCGTTGAAGCATTTTCCGAACCGCGACGAGCTGCTCGCCGATGCGGCGGCCAACACGCCAGCTGGGCGCCCAGTCAAACCCGATGATATCGTCAACGCCGTTTTGTTTTTATTATCCGATGCCGCCGAGATGATTCGCGGGCAGACGATTATTGTTGATGGTGGAAGATCTTTGCTTTTGTAG